The sequence TGAGAACCTGTTCCGTGGGACAGGAAGAACAAGTGACGAACAAGGGATTGTTCACCGTTTATATGAAACAGTAAATGGAGCAATGGACAAGCTTAAGGCACGTGCAGGGAATTCATTCTCTACCACGAAACAGTTTACGCTTGGCCGCCAGCTGGATAATGTAGATAATCAAATCAATCGTTTTGAATCACGATTGACTCAAGTCGAGGACCGCTATTGGCGCCAATTTACAGCAATGGAAAAAGCAATTCAGAAGGCGAATAGTCAGTCAGCCTATATAATGCAACAATTTAGCGGTGGAAATTAAAATGCCCTTTTAAAAAGGAGATTAAAATATGGCTCTAACTAATCCTTACCAATCTTACCAGCAAAACTCTGTCAACACTGCGTCACCTGGTGAATTGACATTAATGTTATACAACGGCTGCTTGAAGTTTATCAATTTGGCAAAGCATGCGATTGAAACAGAGGACATTCAGGCGAAAAACACAAATATCCAGAAGGCACAGAAGATTGTGCAAGAGTTGATGGTCACGCTAAATATGAATCTCGAATTATCACAAAATATGATGCCTATATACGACTTTATGAATCGTAGGTTAATCGACGCGAACATTAAGAATGACACTGCGATTTTGGAAGAAGTGGAGGATCTTGTCACGGACTTCCGTGATACGTGGAAACAGGTCATCCAGCTGAATCGCCAGAAGCAGCACGGTCAGGGTGGAGCAGTCTAATGAGTGCTGTCCTTCAGTTTCATCAGCTGACTATTGAACTTATACACTTTTTGGAAAATGCTGATATAGATCGCGATGATAAAATCACTCAAACTGAAGCGTTACTGAGCCAACGAGAGGCACACATGATGGCGATTGTTCCCCCTTATACATCCGAGGAAATGGCAGCAGGGAAGGAAATCAATCAGCTGAATATGAAACTTTCTCAGCTTTTAAAAGTTGAAAAGGCTTCGGTTCAAAAAGATATTAAAGGTTTGCAATCAAAAAAAGAATCCAATACAAAATATGTCAATCCGTATCAAAGTCTTTCAACGGATGGCATGTATTACGACAGGAGAAAATAGGTGAACGTGTTAAGCGAAGAAAAATTTCTTTTGGTCAATCAGTATATTGGATTACTGGATATCATCGAAGAAGCTTTTGGCCACATCTTTCTTTGTCTAGAGGAACTTAGGTTTGAGGATGCTGGAAATTTGGGGCATGACATCCTGGCGGCTTTTTGTCAGATTCATCAGACTAACCAGGTTCTTGCTGAGCATTTTTCCGATCGACCAGGCATACTGAACAAGTTCGAAGATTTTGAGTCTGTTTTGGAGAAGGCTCAACCAATCCAATACACTAACTACACTTTATGGAAAGGTATCTTAGGAGAAAGCATCTATCCTGCTTTTTCCGAATGGTACAGGGAAATCAATAAACAATTCCGCTCTTATTTCATCAACTGAACCGCCCAATTTCAGGCGGTTTTTACATATTAGGACAACCTGTATCAAATTATCCACTATTCCGACAGTAAAAACAGACATAAAATCGTCAAATCTTCAGACTGTTTTTGCAGGAGTTCTTTGGGGTAAAATAGAATTAGTAATACATAGTCATATCCCAAAGGAGGAGTCCACTATGAACTACAACATTCGTGGAGAAAACATTGAGGTAACGCCAGCAATCAGAGAGTATGTTGAGAAAAAGATTGCGAAGCTTGACCGGTATTTCACCGAGTCACCCAATGCCAATGTGAACGTGAACCTGAAAGTGTACCAGGATAAGAAATCAAAAGTTGAAATTACAATTCCGATGAAGGACCTTGTGCTCCGCGCCGAGGAAGTTCATGAAGATATGTATGCTGCAATCGACTTGATTACGGATAAGCTTGAGCGCCAGATCCGCAAGCACAAAACAAAGGTCAACCGCAAATTCCGTGAAAAGGAAAGCCTGAAGGATTACGCTCCAATTTTCACAGAAGTTGAGAATGTGGAAGAAGATGACGATCTTGAGGTTGTCCGTACTAAGAGCTTCGACCTGAAGCCAATGGACAGCGAAGAAGCGATCCTGCAGATGAACATGCTGGGCCACAGCTTCTATGTATTCACAAACGCTGAAACAAACCAAACAAATGTCGTTTATAAGCGTAACGACGGCCGTTATGGTCTAATTGAAGCACAATAATCATCTAACACTCCACCCACAGCCAGAAATTGGCTGTGGGTTTTATTGTGTTCTTTTGAAGGAAAAATTATACCGAGTGACGAAATACTTTTTCACAGGAGGCGATACATAATGACATTTTCAATCGTAGGTTATGATCCGCGGGAAAAGGAATGGGGGATTGCGGTACAATCTAAATTCCTTGGCGTAGGGGCCGTCGTGCCTTTTGCCAAGGCAGGGGTCGGTGCTGTTGCTACACAGTCTTACGCAAATACTGCGTACGGGCCACAGGCGCTTGAGCTAATGGCCCAGGGGAAATCCGCTGAAGAAGCCATGGAACTGATTACAAAGGACGATCCAGATAAGGAAATGCGCCAGGTCGGCTTGATTGATGCAGAAGGTAACACGGCAACCTTTACTGGTACATATTGCTATGACTGGGCAGGCGGAGTGACGGGCAAGCATTTCGCAGCACAGGGAAATATTTTAGTAGATGAAAATACTGTTAAGGCGATGGCTGAAACCTTTGAATCTACTGAAGGCTCGCTCGCACACCGATTGCTTCAGGCGCTCAATGCCGGCCAGCAAGCGGGCGGCGACAGCAGGGGCCAGCAATCAGCAGCACTTCTTGTTGTTAAGGAAAAGGGCGGCTATGGAGGTTATAACGACCGTTATATCGATCTTCGTGTCGATGACCATCCAGATCCAATAACGGAGCTGATCCGCATCTACGGCCTGCAGCAGCTTTATTTTGCCAAGGCAAAGCCGGAGAACGTGGTAGGTGTTGAAGGAAAAGTCAGGGAAACAGTCATCCAGCACCTCAAACGACTCGATTACCTGAAAGCAGATCCAGTAGATGATGCTGAACTTCACAAGGCACTGACTGCCTATATCCATACTGAAAACTTCGAAGAGAGGGAGCAGGAGAAGGGCAAAATTGACCTGGAAGTTTTGGAGTTTATGAAAAATCAATAATACACTAGTCCCCTGTCTGCCGGCAGTGGGACTTTTCACCTTTCCCCATTGGTTGTCACCCCCTGTCGTAAGTGGTAATATAGAAAAAGAAATAAATCGAATTTTTCTAAAAGGGATTCGGTGCATTCAGGGCGAATCTTTTTTCTTTGGGGCATTTTTTACAAATCGTATTCAACGAGATTCAATAGATAAAAGGAGCGTCTGTATGGGGATTTTAACGAAAATTTTCGACCAGAATAAACGCGATATCAAAAGATTGACTAAAATGGCGGATCAGATTGATGCGCTTGCAGGCGATATAGAAAAGCTGACTGATGACCAGCTCAGAGAAAAGACAGAGGAGTTCAAGAACCGTTACCAGAATGGCGAGACTGCAGATGATATGCTTGTTGAAGCATTCGCGGTTGTCCGTGAAGGCGCTAAGCGTGTTCTTGGCCTGTATCCTTATAAGGTCCAGCTGATGGGTGGTATTGCCCTGCATGAGGGGAATATTGCTGAGATGAAGACTGGTGAAGGTAAAACCCTTACAGCAACAATGCCAGTTTACCTTAACGCGATCACTGGACGCGGTGTGCACGTTATCACGGTCAACGAATACCTTGCTAGCCGTGACGCCGTCGAGATGGGCAAGCTGTATGAGTTCCTTGGCCTTTCTGTAGGCTTGAACCTGAACAGCATGACGAAGGAAGAAAAGCAGGAAGCGTATCGCGCTGATATTACGTATGGTACGAACAATGAGTTCGGTTTCGACTACCTGCGTGACAACATGGTACTTTACACAGACCAGAAGGTTCAGCGTCAGCTGCACTTCTGTGTTATCGATGAAGTTGACTCCATCTTGATTGATGAAGCACGTACGCCATTGATCATTTCTGGGTCTGCACAAAAATCTGCGGCGCTTTACATCCAGGCGAATGCATTTGTTCGCACATTGAAGCGCGAAGAGGACTACACATATGATGAAAAAACAAAGGGTGTCCAGCTGACGGAAGAAGGGATTACCAAATCCGAGAGAGCTTTTGGCATTGATAACCTTTTTGACATCAAGCATGTGACACTGCTTCACCATATCAATCAGGCAATGAAGGCGCACGCAAGCATGCACAAAGATGTTGATTACGTCGTCCAGGACGGCGAGATTGTCATCGTTGACCAGTTCACAGGCCGTCTGATGAAGGGCCGCCGCTACAGCGAAGGCTTGCACCAGGCGATCGAGGCGAAGGAAGGCCTTGATATCCAGAACGAAAGCATGACGCTTGCGACAATTACTTTCCAGAACTACTTCCGTATGTATGAAAAGCTGTCAGGTATGACGGGTACAGCGAAGACAGAGGAAGA comes from Mesobacillus jeotgali and encodes:
- the fliS gene encoding flagellar export chaperone FliS, giving the protein MALTNPYQSYQQNSVNTASPGELTLMLYNGCLKFINLAKHAIETEDIQAKNTNIQKAQKIVQELMVTLNMNLELSQNMMPIYDFMNRRLIDANIKNDTAILEEVEDLVTDFRDTWKQVIQLNRQKQHGQGGAV
- a CDS encoding flagellar protein FliT, with the protein product MSAVLQFHQLTIELIHFLENADIDRDDKITQTEALLSQREAHMMAIVPPYTSEEMAAGKEINQLNMKLSQLLKVEKASVQKDIKGLQSKKESNTKYVNPYQSLSTDGMYYDRRK
- the hpf gene encoding ribosome hibernation-promoting factor, HPF/YfiA family, giving the protein MNYNIRGENIEVTPAIREYVEKKIAKLDRYFTESPNANVNVNLKVYQDKKSKVEITIPMKDLVLRAEEVHEDMYAAIDLITDKLERQIRKHKTKVNRKFREKESLKDYAPIFTEVENVEEDDDLEVVRTKSFDLKPMDSEEAILQMNMLGHSFYVFTNAETNQTNVVYKRNDGRYGLIEAQ
- a CDS encoding DUF1028 domain-containing protein, which translates into the protein MTFSIVGYDPREKEWGIAVQSKFLGVGAVVPFAKAGVGAVATQSYANTAYGPQALELMAQGKSAEEAMELITKDDPDKEMRQVGLIDAEGNTATFTGTYCYDWAGGVTGKHFAAQGNILVDENTVKAMAETFESTEGSLAHRLLQALNAGQQAGGDSRGQQSAALLVVKEKGGYGGYNDRYIDLRVDDHPDPITELIRIYGLQQLYFAKAKPENVVGVEGKVRETVIQHLKRLDYLKADPVDDAELHKALTAYIHTENFEEREQEKGKIDLEVLEFMKNQ